A single region of the Camelus ferus isolate YT-003-E chromosome 2, BCGSAC_Cfer_1.0, whole genome shotgun sequence genome encodes:
- the TACC3 gene encoding transforming acidic coiled-coil-containing protein 3 isoform X1, with protein sequence MSLHIFSDKNVTDDKSTENCDFLFSPLEVTGRLPVLRLSQKENVPPKSTAKAVKVTFQTPLRDPQTHRILSPSMSSKLEVFLALGDTPGLENSHQVWTQKENQQFTQETETRTTNGILQKPAVEGANLPPGFVRPASEDRLPSGPACAGLGPSSFPQMPESVENQVASSGQVSSSPEQAWEEHVHSHSSEESVASTPKILEHPPGMASQDTDRAEDPCSLPGENPDAVPASRVGAAPAPGTPPGGAHAGEPHTDLPGEGPGGPEATAPAGPVEAGGAPAPSAQSEEGRGQEASSLRSGPVRLEFDFPDDATSKKPPPLRKRGTAPGLKPPSRRPEMRQEKATMAAGEGPDPPPRGSGSLDGDKLDDPDFNPCGGDREAWPPEHPQSRPAGPAAAEDSSPSQQVLSASADDTPGVQSPAGTTGAASEEGSSGSSGAPAPTSSPSTESVTAPADPAPPAPQGLEPALDLTGEHFRDPTEGVPRGPGHIVLTVGGAAQPFSAGPHLLPLHGQHPRASCTASRLHTVLAACHGPPPTSHICPLLGTGAEVDYLEQFGASSAMICLGLSQALRAVVSGMPLNLLPLPQQFKESALRKQSLYLKFDPLLQDSPRRPVPAAPETSSARGVDTPSSGSPPEAKLVELDFLGTPGVPALGPIPCDLGPGGPLLPVGPIVDVLQYSQRDLDTAVEATQKENEALRSQCAELHTRILEMGKIMDGFEGTVYQAMEEAQKQKELARVEIQKVLKEKDQLTADLHSMEKSFSDLFKRFEKQKEVIEGYRANEESLKQCVEGYIGRIEKEGQRYQALKAHAEEKLQLANEEIAQVRSKAQAEALALQAVLRKEQMRVHSLEKVVEQKTKENDELTRICDDLISKMEKI encoded by the exons ATGAGTCTGCACATCTTCAGTGACAAGAATGTCACTGATGACAAAAGCACAGAGAACTGTGACTTCCTGTTTTCACCACTGGAAGTTACCGGAAGGTTGCCTGTACTCCGTCTGTCACAGAAAGAAAATGTGCCACCCAAGAGCACAGCCAAAGCAGTGAAG gTGACTTTTCAGACACCTCTGCGGGATCCACAGACACACAGGATTTTAAGTCCCAGCATGAGCAGCAAACTTGAAGTTTTTTTAGCTCTGGGCGACACCCCTGGATTAGAAAACTCCCACCAAGTCTGGACCCAGAAGGAGAA CCAACAGTTTACCCAGGAAACAGAGACCAGAACAACTAATGGAATTCTGCAGAAGCCAGCAGTGGAGGGGGCCAACCTTCCTCCAGGGTTCGTGAGACCAGCATCTGAAGACAGGCTTCCCAGTGGGCCCGCCTGTGCCGGTCTGGGTCCCTCAAGCTTCCCTCAAATGCCAGAAAGTGTTGAAAACCAAGTGGCATCTTCAGGACAAGTGTCGAGCAGCCCTGAACAAGCTTGGGAGGAGCACGTCCATTCTCATTCCTCAGAGGAAAGTGTTGCATCCACCCCCAAGATTCTAGAACACCCTCCCGGGATGGCGTCCCAAGACACAGACAGAGCAGAGGACCCGTGTAGCCTCCCAGGAGAAAACCCGGACGCGGTTCCTGCTTCCCGCGTGGGGGCTGCTCCAGCTCCCGGTACTCCCCCCGGAGGAGCCCACGCAGGGGAGCCCCACACAGACCTGCCTGGCGAGGGCCCCGGGGGCCCCGAGGCCACTGCCCCTGCCGGCCCTGTGGAGGCTGGAGgggccccagcccccagtgctcagagtgaggagggcaggggccaggaggCCAGCTCTTTGAGAAGCGGGCCTGTGAGGCTAGAATTTGACTTCCCTGATGATGCCACCAGCAAAAAGCCACCTCCGCTGAGGAAACGAGGGACGGCCCCAGGTCTCAAACCGCCCTCAAGGAGACCAGAGATGAGGCAGGAAAAGGCCACCATGGCTGCGGGTGAGGGTCCTGATCCCCCTCCACGAGGGTCTGGCAGCCTGGATGGGGACAAGCTGGATGACCCAGACTTTAACCCATGTGGAGGTGACAGAGAGGCCTGGCCCCCGGAGCACCCCCAGAGCAGGCCAGCCGGGCCTGCAGCCGCAGAGGACTCATCACCAAGCCA GCAGGTGCTTTCAGCCTCAGCAGATGACACACCTGGGGTACAGAGCCCAGCAGGGACCACAGGAGCTGCAAGTGAG GAGGGATCCTCAGGCTCTTCGGGTGCACCAGCTCCCACTAGCAGCCCGAGCACTGAGTCAGTGACCGCGCCTGCCGACCCCGCGCCCCCTGCCCCTCAGGGCCTGGAGCCCGCCTTGGACCTGACTGGGGAGCACTTCCGAGACCCCACTGAGG GTGTACCTAGAGGACCTGGTCACATTGTGCTGACTGTGGGAGGAGCCGCCCAGCCGTTCTCCGCAGGCCCACACCTCTTACCCCTCCATGGGCAGCACCCAAGGGCCAGCTGCACAGCGTCCCGCCTGCACACGGTGCTGGCTGCATGTCACGGTCCCCCACCAACGAGCCACATTTGTCCAC TTCTAGGCACGGGGGCTGAAGTCGACTACCTGGAGCAGTTTGGGGCTTCCTCG GCCATGATCTGCCTGGGCCTGTCCCAGGCTCTGCGGGCTGTCGTGTCGGGGATGCCGCTGAACCTGCTCCCCCTACCGCAGCAGTTTAAGGAGTCAGCCCTGAGGAAGCAGTCCTTGTACCTCAAGTTCGACCCGCTCCTGCAGGACAGCCCTCGGAGACCGGTGCCCGCAGCCCCTGAGACCAGCAG CGCACGGGGTGTGGACACGCCTTCCTCGGGAAGCCCCCCCGAGGCGAAGCTGGTGGAACTGGACTTCCTCGGCACCCCGGGTGTTCCC GCACTTGGCCCGATTCCATGTGACCTCGGGCCCGGGGGCCCGCTGTTGCCCGTGGGGCCCATTGTGGACGTGCTGCAGTACAGCCAGAGGGACCTGGACACAGCG GTGGAAGCAACACAGAAGGAGAACGAGGCACTGAGGAGCCAGTGCGCCGAGCTCCACACCAGGATCCTGGAGATGGG GAAGATCATGGATGGGTTTGAGGGGACCGTGTATCAAGCGATGG AGGAGGCTCAGAAACAGAAGGAACTTGCCAGAGTTGAGATCCAGAAGGTTCTGAAGGAAAAGGACCAGCTTACTGCAGACTTGCACTCCATGGAGAAGTCTTTTTCTGATCTTTTCAAGCggtttgagaaacagaaagaggtgATCGAAGGCTACCGTGCG AACGAAGAGTCCCTGAAGCAATGTGTGGAGGGCTACATAGGGAGGATCGAGAAGGAGGGCCAGAGGTACCAGGCGCTGAAGGCCCACGCAGAGGAGAAGCTCCAGCT GGCCAACGAGGAGATCGCGCAGGTCCGCAGCAAGGCCCAGGCGGAGGCTCTGGCGCTGCAGGCAGTCCTGAGGAAGGAGCAGATGCGGGTCCACTCCCTGGAGAAGGTCGTGGAGCAGAAG ACTAAGGAAAACGATGAACTGACCAGGATCTGTGACGACCTCATTTCCAAGATGGAGAAAATCTGA
- the TACC3 gene encoding transforming acidic coiled-coil-containing protein 3 isoform X2 translates to MSLHIFSDKNVTDDKSTENCDFLFSPLEVTGRLPVLRLSQKENVPPKSTAKAVKVTFQTPLRDPQTHRILSPSMSSKLEVFLALGDTPGLENSHQVWTQKENQQFTQETETRTTNGILQKPAVEGANLPPGFVRPASEDRLPSGPACAGLGPSSFPQMPESVENQVASSGQVSSSPEQAWEEHVHSHSSEESVASTPKILEHPPGMASQDTDRAEDPCSLPGENPDAVPASRVGAAPAPGTPPGGAHAGEPHTDLPGEGPGGPEATAPAGPVEAGGAPAPSAQSEEGRGQEASSLRSGPVRLEFDFPDDATSKKPPPLRKRGTAPGLKPPSRRPEMRQEKATMAAGEGPDPPPRGSGSLDGDKLDDPDFNPCGGDREAWPPEHPQSRPAGPAAAEDSSPSQQVLSASADDTPGVQSPAGTTGAASEEGSSGSSGAPAPTSSPSTESVTAPADPAPPAPQGLEPALDLTGEHFRDPTEGVPRGPGHIVLTVGGAAQPFSAGPHLLPLHGQHPRASCTASRLHTVLAACHGPPPTSHICPLLGTGAEVDYLEQFGASSQFKESALRKQSLYLKFDPLLQDSPRRPVPAAPETSSARGVDTPSSGSPPEAKLVELDFLGTPGVPALGPIPCDLGPGGPLLPVGPIVDVLQYSQRDLDTAVEATQKENEALRSQCAELHTRILEMGKIMDGFEGTVYQAMEEAQKQKELARVEIQKVLKEKDQLTADLHSMEKSFSDLFKRFEKQKEVIEGYRANEESLKQCVEGYIGRIEKEGQRYQALKAHAEEKLQLANEEIAQVRSKAQAEALALQAVLRKEQMRVHSLEKVVEQKTKENDELTRICDDLISKMEKI, encoded by the exons ATGAGTCTGCACATCTTCAGTGACAAGAATGTCACTGATGACAAAAGCACAGAGAACTGTGACTTCCTGTTTTCACCACTGGAAGTTACCGGAAGGTTGCCTGTACTCCGTCTGTCACAGAAAGAAAATGTGCCACCCAAGAGCACAGCCAAAGCAGTGAAG gTGACTTTTCAGACACCTCTGCGGGATCCACAGACACACAGGATTTTAAGTCCCAGCATGAGCAGCAAACTTGAAGTTTTTTTAGCTCTGGGCGACACCCCTGGATTAGAAAACTCCCACCAAGTCTGGACCCAGAAGGAGAA CCAACAGTTTACCCAGGAAACAGAGACCAGAACAACTAATGGAATTCTGCAGAAGCCAGCAGTGGAGGGGGCCAACCTTCCTCCAGGGTTCGTGAGACCAGCATCTGAAGACAGGCTTCCCAGTGGGCCCGCCTGTGCCGGTCTGGGTCCCTCAAGCTTCCCTCAAATGCCAGAAAGTGTTGAAAACCAAGTGGCATCTTCAGGACAAGTGTCGAGCAGCCCTGAACAAGCTTGGGAGGAGCACGTCCATTCTCATTCCTCAGAGGAAAGTGTTGCATCCACCCCCAAGATTCTAGAACACCCTCCCGGGATGGCGTCCCAAGACACAGACAGAGCAGAGGACCCGTGTAGCCTCCCAGGAGAAAACCCGGACGCGGTTCCTGCTTCCCGCGTGGGGGCTGCTCCAGCTCCCGGTACTCCCCCCGGAGGAGCCCACGCAGGGGAGCCCCACACAGACCTGCCTGGCGAGGGCCCCGGGGGCCCCGAGGCCACTGCCCCTGCCGGCCCTGTGGAGGCTGGAGgggccccagcccccagtgctcagagtgaggagggcaggggccaggaggCCAGCTCTTTGAGAAGCGGGCCTGTGAGGCTAGAATTTGACTTCCCTGATGATGCCACCAGCAAAAAGCCACCTCCGCTGAGGAAACGAGGGACGGCCCCAGGTCTCAAACCGCCCTCAAGGAGACCAGAGATGAGGCAGGAAAAGGCCACCATGGCTGCGGGTGAGGGTCCTGATCCCCCTCCACGAGGGTCTGGCAGCCTGGATGGGGACAAGCTGGATGACCCAGACTTTAACCCATGTGGAGGTGACAGAGAGGCCTGGCCCCCGGAGCACCCCCAGAGCAGGCCAGCCGGGCCTGCAGCCGCAGAGGACTCATCACCAAGCCA GCAGGTGCTTTCAGCCTCAGCAGATGACACACCTGGGGTACAGAGCCCAGCAGGGACCACAGGAGCTGCAAGTGAG GAGGGATCCTCAGGCTCTTCGGGTGCACCAGCTCCCACTAGCAGCCCGAGCACTGAGTCAGTGACCGCGCCTGCCGACCCCGCGCCCCCTGCCCCTCAGGGCCTGGAGCCCGCCTTGGACCTGACTGGGGAGCACTTCCGAGACCCCACTGAGG GTGTACCTAGAGGACCTGGTCACATTGTGCTGACTGTGGGAGGAGCCGCCCAGCCGTTCTCCGCAGGCCCACACCTCTTACCCCTCCATGGGCAGCACCCAAGGGCCAGCTGCACAGCGTCCCGCCTGCACACGGTGCTGGCTGCATGTCACGGTCCCCCACCAACGAGCCACATTTGTCCAC TTCTAGGCACGGGGGCTGAAGTCGACTACCTGGAGCAGTTTGGGGCTTCCTCG CAGTTTAAGGAGTCAGCCCTGAGGAAGCAGTCCTTGTACCTCAAGTTCGACCCGCTCCTGCAGGACAGCCCTCGGAGACCGGTGCCCGCAGCCCCTGAGACCAGCAG CGCACGGGGTGTGGACACGCCTTCCTCGGGAAGCCCCCCCGAGGCGAAGCTGGTGGAACTGGACTTCCTCGGCACCCCGGGTGTTCCC GCACTTGGCCCGATTCCATGTGACCTCGGGCCCGGGGGCCCGCTGTTGCCCGTGGGGCCCATTGTGGACGTGCTGCAGTACAGCCAGAGGGACCTGGACACAGCG GTGGAAGCAACACAGAAGGAGAACGAGGCACTGAGGAGCCAGTGCGCCGAGCTCCACACCAGGATCCTGGAGATGGG GAAGATCATGGATGGGTTTGAGGGGACCGTGTATCAAGCGATGG AGGAGGCTCAGAAACAGAAGGAACTTGCCAGAGTTGAGATCCAGAAGGTTCTGAAGGAAAAGGACCAGCTTACTGCAGACTTGCACTCCATGGAGAAGTCTTTTTCTGATCTTTTCAAGCggtttgagaaacagaaagaggtgATCGAAGGCTACCGTGCG AACGAAGAGTCCCTGAAGCAATGTGTGGAGGGCTACATAGGGAGGATCGAGAAGGAGGGCCAGAGGTACCAGGCGCTGAAGGCCCACGCAGAGGAGAAGCTCCAGCT GGCCAACGAGGAGATCGCGCAGGTCCGCAGCAAGGCCCAGGCGGAGGCTCTGGCGCTGCAGGCAGTCCTGAGGAAGGAGCAGATGCGGGTCCACTCCCTGGAGAAGGTCGTGGAGCAGAAG ACTAAGGAAAACGATGAACTGACCAGGATCTGTGACGACCTCATTTCCAAGATGGAGAAAATCTGA
- the TACC3 gene encoding transforming acidic coiled-coil-containing protein 3 isoform X3, which produces MSLHIFSDKNVTDDKSTENCDFLFSPLEVTGRLPVLRLSQKENVPPKSTAKAVKVTFQTPLRDPQTHRILSPSMSSKLEVFLALGDTPGLENSHQVWTQKENQQFTQETETRTTNGILQKPAVEGANLPPGFVRPASEDRLPSGPACAGLGPSSFPQMPESVENQVASSGQVSSSPEQAWEEHVHSHSSEESVASTPKILEHPPGMASQDTDRAEDPCSLPGENPDAVPASRVGAAPAPGTPPGGAHAGEPHTDLPGEGPGGPEATAPAGPVEAGGAPAPSAQSEEGRGQEASSLRSGPVRLEFDFPDDATSKKPPPLRKRGTAPGLKPPSRRPEMRQEKATMAAGEGPDPPPRGSGSLDGDKLDDPDFNPCGGDREAWPPEHPQSRPAGPAAAEDSSPSQQVLSASADDTPGVQSPAGTTGAASEEGSSGSSGAPAPTSSPSTESVTAPADPAPPAPQGLEPALDLTGEHFRDPTEGVPRGPGHIVLTVGGAAQPFSAGPHLLPLHGQHPRASCTASRLHTVLAACHGPPPTSHICPLLGTGAEVDYLEQFGASSFKESALRKQSLYLKFDPLLQDSPRRPVPAAPETSSARGVDTPSSGSPPEAKLVELDFLGTPGVPALGPIPCDLGPGGPLLPVGPIVDVLQYSQRDLDTAVEATQKENEALRSQCAELHTRILEMGKIMDGFEGTVYQAMEEAQKQKELARVEIQKVLKEKDQLTADLHSMEKSFSDLFKRFEKQKEVIEGYRANEESLKQCVEGYIGRIEKEGQRYQALKAHAEEKLQLANEEIAQVRSKAQAEALALQAVLRKEQMRVHSLEKVVEQKTKENDELTRICDDLISKMEKI; this is translated from the exons ATGAGTCTGCACATCTTCAGTGACAAGAATGTCACTGATGACAAAAGCACAGAGAACTGTGACTTCCTGTTTTCACCACTGGAAGTTACCGGAAGGTTGCCTGTACTCCGTCTGTCACAGAAAGAAAATGTGCCACCCAAGAGCACAGCCAAAGCAGTGAAG gTGACTTTTCAGACACCTCTGCGGGATCCACAGACACACAGGATTTTAAGTCCCAGCATGAGCAGCAAACTTGAAGTTTTTTTAGCTCTGGGCGACACCCCTGGATTAGAAAACTCCCACCAAGTCTGGACCCAGAAGGAGAA CCAACAGTTTACCCAGGAAACAGAGACCAGAACAACTAATGGAATTCTGCAGAAGCCAGCAGTGGAGGGGGCCAACCTTCCTCCAGGGTTCGTGAGACCAGCATCTGAAGACAGGCTTCCCAGTGGGCCCGCCTGTGCCGGTCTGGGTCCCTCAAGCTTCCCTCAAATGCCAGAAAGTGTTGAAAACCAAGTGGCATCTTCAGGACAAGTGTCGAGCAGCCCTGAACAAGCTTGGGAGGAGCACGTCCATTCTCATTCCTCAGAGGAAAGTGTTGCATCCACCCCCAAGATTCTAGAACACCCTCCCGGGATGGCGTCCCAAGACACAGACAGAGCAGAGGACCCGTGTAGCCTCCCAGGAGAAAACCCGGACGCGGTTCCTGCTTCCCGCGTGGGGGCTGCTCCAGCTCCCGGTACTCCCCCCGGAGGAGCCCACGCAGGGGAGCCCCACACAGACCTGCCTGGCGAGGGCCCCGGGGGCCCCGAGGCCACTGCCCCTGCCGGCCCTGTGGAGGCTGGAGgggccccagcccccagtgctcagagtgaggagggcaggggccaggaggCCAGCTCTTTGAGAAGCGGGCCTGTGAGGCTAGAATTTGACTTCCCTGATGATGCCACCAGCAAAAAGCCACCTCCGCTGAGGAAACGAGGGACGGCCCCAGGTCTCAAACCGCCCTCAAGGAGACCAGAGATGAGGCAGGAAAAGGCCACCATGGCTGCGGGTGAGGGTCCTGATCCCCCTCCACGAGGGTCTGGCAGCCTGGATGGGGACAAGCTGGATGACCCAGACTTTAACCCATGTGGAGGTGACAGAGAGGCCTGGCCCCCGGAGCACCCCCAGAGCAGGCCAGCCGGGCCTGCAGCCGCAGAGGACTCATCACCAAGCCA GCAGGTGCTTTCAGCCTCAGCAGATGACACACCTGGGGTACAGAGCCCAGCAGGGACCACAGGAGCTGCAAGTGAG GAGGGATCCTCAGGCTCTTCGGGTGCACCAGCTCCCACTAGCAGCCCGAGCACTGAGTCAGTGACCGCGCCTGCCGACCCCGCGCCCCCTGCCCCTCAGGGCCTGGAGCCCGCCTTGGACCTGACTGGGGAGCACTTCCGAGACCCCACTGAGG GTGTACCTAGAGGACCTGGTCACATTGTGCTGACTGTGGGAGGAGCCGCCCAGCCGTTCTCCGCAGGCCCACACCTCTTACCCCTCCATGGGCAGCACCCAAGGGCCAGCTGCACAGCGTCCCGCCTGCACACGGTGCTGGCTGCATGTCACGGTCCCCCACCAACGAGCCACATTTGTCCAC TTCTAGGCACGGGGGCTGAAGTCGACTACCTGGAGCAGTTTGGGGCTTCCTCG TTTAAGGAGTCAGCCCTGAGGAAGCAGTCCTTGTACCTCAAGTTCGACCCGCTCCTGCAGGACAGCCCTCGGAGACCGGTGCCCGCAGCCCCTGAGACCAGCAG CGCACGGGGTGTGGACACGCCTTCCTCGGGAAGCCCCCCCGAGGCGAAGCTGGTGGAACTGGACTTCCTCGGCACCCCGGGTGTTCCC GCACTTGGCCCGATTCCATGTGACCTCGGGCCCGGGGGCCCGCTGTTGCCCGTGGGGCCCATTGTGGACGTGCTGCAGTACAGCCAGAGGGACCTGGACACAGCG GTGGAAGCAACACAGAAGGAGAACGAGGCACTGAGGAGCCAGTGCGCCGAGCTCCACACCAGGATCCTGGAGATGGG GAAGATCATGGATGGGTTTGAGGGGACCGTGTATCAAGCGATGG AGGAGGCTCAGAAACAGAAGGAACTTGCCAGAGTTGAGATCCAGAAGGTTCTGAAGGAAAAGGACCAGCTTACTGCAGACTTGCACTCCATGGAGAAGTCTTTTTCTGATCTTTTCAAGCggtttgagaaacagaaagaggtgATCGAAGGCTACCGTGCG AACGAAGAGTCCCTGAAGCAATGTGTGGAGGGCTACATAGGGAGGATCGAGAAGGAGGGCCAGAGGTACCAGGCGCTGAAGGCCCACGCAGAGGAGAAGCTCCAGCT GGCCAACGAGGAGATCGCGCAGGTCCGCAGCAAGGCCCAGGCGGAGGCTCTGGCGCTGCAGGCAGTCCTGAGGAAGGAGCAGATGCGGGTCCACTCCCTGGAGAAGGTCGTGGAGCAGAAG ACTAAGGAAAACGATGAACTGACCAGGATCTGTGACGACCTCATTTCCAAGATGGAGAAAATCTGA
- the TACC3 gene encoding transforming acidic coiled-coil-containing protein 3 isoform X4 — protein sequence MSLHIFSDKNVTDDKSTENCDFLFSPLEVTGRLPVLRLSQKENVPPKSTAKAVKVTFQTPLRDPQTHRILSPSMSSKLEVFLALGDTPGLENSHQVWTQKENQQFTQETETRTTNGILQKPAVEGANLPPGFVRPASEDRLPSGPACAGLGPSSFPQMPESVENQVASSGQVSSSPEQAWEEHVHSHSSEESVASTPKILEHPPGMASQDTDRAEDPCSLPGENPDAVPASRVGAAPAPGTPPGGAHAGEPHTDLPGEGPGGPEATAPAGPVEAGGAPAPSAQSEEGRGQEASSLRSGPVRLEFDFPDDATSKKPPPLRKRGTAPGLKPPSRRPEMRQEKATMAAGEGPDPPPRGSGSLDGDKLDDPDFNPCGGDREAWPPEHPQSRPAGPAAAEDSSPSQQVLSASADDTPGVQSPAGTTGAASEEGSSGSSGAPAPTSSPSTESVTAPADPAPPAPQGLEPALDLTGEHFRDPTEVLGTGAEVDYLEQFGASSAMICLGLSQALRAVVSGMPLNLLPLPQQFKESALRKQSLYLKFDPLLQDSPRRPVPAAPETSSARGVDTPSSGSPPEAKLVELDFLGTPGVPALGPIPCDLGPGGPLLPVGPIVDVLQYSQRDLDTAVEATQKENEALRSQCAELHTRILEMGKIMDGFEGTVYQAMEEAQKQKELARVEIQKVLKEKDQLTADLHSMEKSFSDLFKRFEKQKEVIEGYRANEESLKQCVEGYIGRIEKEGQRYQALKAHAEEKLQLANEEIAQVRSKAQAEALALQAVLRKEQMRVHSLEKVVEQKTKENDELTRICDDLISKMEKI from the exons ATGAGTCTGCACATCTTCAGTGACAAGAATGTCACTGATGACAAAAGCACAGAGAACTGTGACTTCCTGTTTTCACCACTGGAAGTTACCGGAAGGTTGCCTGTACTCCGTCTGTCACAGAAAGAAAATGTGCCACCCAAGAGCACAGCCAAAGCAGTGAAG gTGACTTTTCAGACACCTCTGCGGGATCCACAGACACACAGGATTTTAAGTCCCAGCATGAGCAGCAAACTTGAAGTTTTTTTAGCTCTGGGCGACACCCCTGGATTAGAAAACTCCCACCAAGTCTGGACCCAGAAGGAGAA CCAACAGTTTACCCAGGAAACAGAGACCAGAACAACTAATGGAATTCTGCAGAAGCCAGCAGTGGAGGGGGCCAACCTTCCTCCAGGGTTCGTGAGACCAGCATCTGAAGACAGGCTTCCCAGTGGGCCCGCCTGTGCCGGTCTGGGTCCCTCAAGCTTCCCTCAAATGCCAGAAAGTGTTGAAAACCAAGTGGCATCTTCAGGACAAGTGTCGAGCAGCCCTGAACAAGCTTGGGAGGAGCACGTCCATTCTCATTCCTCAGAGGAAAGTGTTGCATCCACCCCCAAGATTCTAGAACACCCTCCCGGGATGGCGTCCCAAGACACAGACAGAGCAGAGGACCCGTGTAGCCTCCCAGGAGAAAACCCGGACGCGGTTCCTGCTTCCCGCGTGGGGGCTGCTCCAGCTCCCGGTACTCCCCCCGGAGGAGCCCACGCAGGGGAGCCCCACACAGACCTGCCTGGCGAGGGCCCCGGGGGCCCCGAGGCCACTGCCCCTGCCGGCCCTGTGGAGGCTGGAGgggccccagcccccagtgctcagagtgaggagggcaggggccaggaggCCAGCTCTTTGAGAAGCGGGCCTGTGAGGCTAGAATTTGACTTCCCTGATGATGCCACCAGCAAAAAGCCACCTCCGCTGAGGAAACGAGGGACGGCCCCAGGTCTCAAACCGCCCTCAAGGAGACCAGAGATGAGGCAGGAAAAGGCCACCATGGCTGCGGGTGAGGGTCCTGATCCCCCTCCACGAGGGTCTGGCAGCCTGGATGGGGACAAGCTGGATGACCCAGACTTTAACCCATGTGGAGGTGACAGAGAGGCCTGGCCCCCGGAGCACCCCCAGAGCAGGCCAGCCGGGCCTGCAGCCGCAGAGGACTCATCACCAAGCCA GCAGGTGCTTTCAGCCTCAGCAGATGACACACCTGGGGTACAGAGCCCAGCAGGGACCACAGGAGCTGCAAGTGAG GAGGGATCCTCAGGCTCTTCGGGTGCACCAGCTCCCACTAGCAGCCCGAGCACTGAGTCAGTGACCGCGCCTGCCGACCCCGCGCCCCCTGCCCCTCAGGGCCTGGAGCCCGCCTTGGACCTGACTGGGGAGCACTTCCGAGACCCCACTGAGG TTCTAGGCACGGGGGCTGAAGTCGACTACCTGGAGCAGTTTGGGGCTTCCTCG GCCATGATCTGCCTGGGCCTGTCCCAGGCTCTGCGGGCTGTCGTGTCGGGGATGCCGCTGAACCTGCTCCCCCTACCGCAGCAGTTTAAGGAGTCAGCCCTGAGGAAGCAGTCCTTGTACCTCAAGTTCGACCCGCTCCTGCAGGACAGCCCTCGGAGACCGGTGCCCGCAGCCCCTGAGACCAGCAG CGCACGGGGTGTGGACACGCCTTCCTCGGGAAGCCCCCCCGAGGCGAAGCTGGTGGAACTGGACTTCCTCGGCACCCCGGGTGTTCCC GCACTTGGCCCGATTCCATGTGACCTCGGGCCCGGGGGCCCGCTGTTGCCCGTGGGGCCCATTGTGGACGTGCTGCAGTACAGCCAGAGGGACCTGGACACAGCG GTGGAAGCAACACAGAAGGAGAACGAGGCACTGAGGAGCCAGTGCGCCGAGCTCCACACCAGGATCCTGGAGATGGG GAAGATCATGGATGGGTTTGAGGGGACCGTGTATCAAGCGATGG AGGAGGCTCAGAAACAGAAGGAACTTGCCAGAGTTGAGATCCAGAAGGTTCTGAAGGAAAAGGACCAGCTTACTGCAGACTTGCACTCCATGGAGAAGTCTTTTTCTGATCTTTTCAAGCggtttgagaaacagaaagaggtgATCGAAGGCTACCGTGCG AACGAAGAGTCCCTGAAGCAATGTGTGGAGGGCTACATAGGGAGGATCGAGAAGGAGGGCCAGAGGTACCAGGCGCTGAAGGCCCACGCAGAGGAGAAGCTCCAGCT GGCCAACGAGGAGATCGCGCAGGTCCGCAGCAAGGCCCAGGCGGAGGCTCTGGCGCTGCAGGCAGTCCTGAGGAAGGAGCAGATGCGGGTCCACTCCCTGGAGAAGGTCGTGGAGCAGAAG ACTAAGGAAAACGATGAACTGACCAGGATCTGTGACGACCTCATTTCCAAGATGGAGAAAATCTGA